The nucleotide window ACCCCCaaaaaagctgttattgcagcgaaagatgATTCTACCAAATATGAATGTGtggaggttgaatacttatgcaagcaacatgtttcagtttatgtttcttacaaacattccgcaacataaaaccaatgtcaccttacaataactgaatttgagtttcagtatttcaaaataatatgtcatacagaacaaaattacaatgtaccatttgtaattcagtaatatgaaaccattggtcaggggtctgattacttttgcaaggcattgtatattttaaaactgctgatttttATCTACTTTTTGATAAATCTTGtgtctactttttaaaataagtttgaTTTTGTCAGTATTTTCTTTTGATatcttttatattgttttgtgtaaactgctttgagatttttgttgattaagcactgtataaatcttgttaaataaataaaactaagaaATGGTGAAAGAATATAATGGgaattttaggtaagatttcagGGACACAAAGGTAAGATTTTGAAACAGGCTGGAAATCACATGCAGTTCAGCCCCATAGATTGATAGAGATTTACAGTAAACTATAGatacctacacacacacagaggaaagaTTGTGAGTATAAGGCTGAGATCCTCTGGATCTGTACCTGGGAATTagccccaataaataaataaattcttgagTACATTTTGCTAGGATTTAACTGTTAGGCTTCTGTCCTATACATGCTCACTTGGGACTCAGCCCAATTGATTCATTcgaggtcatatccacaccatacattgaaagcatttAATGTGCTAAGGGTGCGGAGAATAGTAGCTCTGTTAGGgtaaattatagttcccagggttctttggggcagggatgtgctttaaacatatggtgcagATGTAATCTGAACAAGCATTCCTGTGGTCCTATgaagtggatttcctgcatcagcaagtctttggactagatgagcttgtCACTTCTGACTCAGTGATTCTATGCATACGCAGTTGGAAAGTTAAATAATTGATTGTTTACAGATCACTGATTTCTGGTTTGTGGAATGTAcagtttttttttactgtaatcaTTATATGCATTGGCAAATTCCGATATCACTGACCTAACCTGAATTTGGAACAAAGACAGGTTTGACtaaatgaggaacctgtggccctccagatgttgttggactataactcccagcatACCTAactactggccatgttggctggggctgatgggagtcccctAGTTCTGGACTAAATGAATAGAAAAATCAGAGTCCGTCCCACAGTGATTCTGGCTGTTCCGTTTACAGGTGAGAATTGCCTTTCGTCCTGATACTCCTTTTTCTACTTTTTTCTATCTCCTCCTCCACTCCTTTCAGTGCGCTTGGTGGCCGGCCCTGGTTATTCTgtaggcactctgcacatgttcagaagaaTGCTCTGAATGTGATTTCATTGTGTCGTCAGAACATGAACATTGGAAATAAAAAGTTTTCGAGGCTGAGCCCTTTGTGAGCCTTGTCTCAATTTCATACTAACCTCTCTCCCTTCACACCAAGAAAACCATTAGCAAGGATTTGTTCTAAAGCCGGCGGAGTTTAGGACCCGGCGAAGCAAAACTGGGAACGGCTGAAACATATCCCCAATAAAGATTCGCTTGCTGGTAACATCGTGGCGACGTTCTCTTAAGAAATGTGACTTACGAGCGCAAGCGGAAGTGCGTTTGCCTCTAGCAATATGGCGGCTGGGGGGGGTTCCTCCACAGAGATACAATCTATACTTCCGGTATTAAATTGAAGAGCGCTATTGTGCGGAATTATCTGCACGGGATGCAGAATGACGTCACTTCTGTCCGTATGGTGAACGTGCTATGAACGATGCATTAGAaaacagagttgttggaaagccGCTTCGATTTTATACCTGAAGTGCTAGTAGGAATTCTGTGGGAGCTCTGTGCCTCTTTGCTTGTTTGCAGTATGGTGGAGAAGAAAATCTCAGGTACTTTGGAGCGAAATGCGGGGAGGGGATTGAAGGAGCGTTGGACGATTTGTCCTGCTTGGTTTAAGGAAACTGCTCTAATTGCAACGATAATGGAGTATAATAaatgctcatttgaaaacaagtgTGTTCTGGAAAGCCGAAAGTATAGTTTTATAGATTCAGCCATCCATTTGCTGTATCGTCTGCagttttagttagttagtttctcattgttccggtgttaaattcagttctttgcattactgcagcaattggggttgttgttgttttaaacaaaattcctcatgaaacttctccaacattttagtgtgaatttcttccaataaacgcatttttgtaggcagttttcagtaatgcacacatttttgcaagtagcttcttgccatataatgcatttttgtatgttattgtaactcatagagcttggaaaagttactttttttgaactacaactccctaaCTCATATggtcatttttatacacactttctccttacacatgcatttttgtaaatattgtttagttggcaaacagtgtgaattttcaaggatgactgtgtttcggttctcgtgtcgttttggaaagtgcaaatttgatagatttggcttgaaatgcagactgaacTGAAAGTATCACCCAACCCTAGTTTTAGTTATGATATAACCCAGGCTTAATTTTCAGTTAGCATTCAATGAGGCCCAAACTGTGGAAACATGTAACTAACTTTATGCTAATTTAGCACCTAGAAATAGTAGAAAggcccttttttttgttttattattacattgatatcccacctttcttccaaggagttcaaggtggcgtacaaacacaCTTCACCCCCtctcgattttatcctcacaacaaccctgtgaggtaggttaggctgagagagagtgactggcccaggtcacCTAGGGAACTTCATGGCggaacggggatttgaaccctgctctcccagtggACCACACTGGGTCACAATTGAGCTGTTAATTGGAAGCGGTGAACCTGTGGTACTCCAGTTGTCGCTGGACTTCAGGACTGATAGGAGCTGAAGTCCACCAGCAGCTGGAGAGGTGCTGGTTCTCTATCCCTGTCAAAGCGTTGTATTCATTAGATGGAAACCTGTGTAGTGTCTCTTTGAACCTACAGTGTCTTTTGACTCACTAATGAAGAATGTCACCCTATCTCAACAACCTGGAAATGGACAGTATTCTAAGTCAGACGATGCTGGTGCCAGCCTGTCCCTTCAACATCAAATAAAACCAGAGGATTAATTTATTGAaatcatttctatactgcttttcaTCTCATGGGGAAAAAAAGCCTGTAAGTGAATTACAATCTATCTTAAAATATAAGATAGAAGATTATAAAATACAGTGTATCAGAATAGAACATTACAAATTCAAATCAAATATAATAAAGATCCatatttaaagtagtataattaAACAGAAGAGCAAAATAATATCAGAAAAACAATACAAGCCCAAACAAATTGCATACATTTTGGATTCAATCACGACCAGGGTTTTCTCTCCCACTGCAGATATTAAACTAGTGTAGCACTGAAAATTACTACTATTGTGAGTGGTCACTTTGCTTGCCTGTTATATATTGGAGCAACCTGGCTGGGtctaatgggaattgtaatccaaaacatctagagcagcctttcccaaccagtgtgcctccagatgttgttggatcataactcccatcagcctcagccagcattgccaatggctgaggctgatgggagttgtggtccaacaacatctggaggcacaccggttgggaaaggctgatctagagggcaccagattgaggaGGCAGCCTTTGAGTTTTGCATGGTAAAATTACAGACTGTACTACTTTCACTTCATGTGCTTTTGGTCTCGCTGCTcacaaatttagaaacaattactgaaatgtaaatagaaacataTCTTACTCtagtggagaagactgtgaccaggtgacctgtccGCTACCTGATGATGGGCAACTACAAGGCCTCTTCTGGTCTCCCTTagaatttttaatctttaaatGGGACTTGGGCCAGACAGGCCTTCATATAGGGGGCTCCTTCAAGTAGAGGAGTGTCACTttgcaatcatagaatcatagaatagtacagttggaacaGGCCTATatgaccattgagtccaacctcctgctcaatgcaggaagctaaattaaagcatacccaacagatggctgtccagctacctctttaatgtctccagtgttggagatcccaccactTCCCAAGGTAATCTTTTCAGTAGAGCACTACAAAGGACACCTGTCCACCCTATTGAAATGCTCTTGGTGGATAATTTGCTGTGTGCATTGTGTGTGGGCGTTTTTTCTTTACTACACCACAACAACTTGAGGTTTGCTTTGATTAAAATCTTCCAGTCCTGATATGTGACCCTACATAGCAACCAACAGAGGGAGCAGTTTAAATTGATTTCCATGGGGTGGTGTAATGTGTAAGCCGGCTCTTAAGGTTGATGTTTACCATGCTAGGGCGAACTATTGGACGTAAAATATGCTCTGGCAGAGTAGCTACCAGCTCCTGCCACAGGATGGTGCATTAGGAAAACGAATTCACAGGCTAAAATGTATGTGGTGGTGAGGtcaccatgttaaaaaaaaagtgtcaGTTGGATTTCAAGGGTGCTTTGAGATGGTGGGGGGAGGCTCCCTGAGGTTGAGGGGTCTACGGGGATATAGAATGTGGCAACCTGAAGATTACtggtggaagaatgtttttacctACGttctctgattttttaaaatgtgttttagaatttttttaaattttaattgtgtttcggaatgtttttaactgtttcagtATGTTTTTCCtttgattgttttgtttatgtttgccaccctgagctcctttgggacaaagggtgggatataaattcaataaataaataataataaaaacataaggCCAAATGTGCAAGCACTATTCTGCTGACTAGTCTTCTTCCGCCTTTCAGtgtttttcatttcattcattaactggtgatcacttgtggccgagtaagattgtcttccaagataaggtccgtaagtgactgtggaagccaattgtggatccacacagcctcccacagtgaggacataggtttccagatggaagatggtcacggtgaggatttgtttgacatgccttctgcttagatCGTTTGTCCcgttgccctgtattcgtgcttcttcaaagtccacagcacctttgataatagctgacctccatttgggacgttcatgggccaagacttcccagttctcgatgttcatgttatatttttttagattcgctttaagaacatctttaaacctgttttgctgtccaccgatgttccgttttccatccttaagttgggagtaaagtagctgctttggaagatggtgattaggcattcgaacaacatggccagtccagcgaagttgatgttgaaggatcattgtttcaacactggtagtctttgctttttccagtatgctaacattagtccatctgtcttcccaagtaatttgcagaattttctggaggcagcggtggaatctttcaaaaagttgggagtggcatttataaatggtccatgtttcacaggcatacagttaATGAAAGCATAGCAATGACTGATGTTTAGGAAAGCAAATCTAACCAATTAGACAAAAAAGATGGCTAGAGGGAAACACCCATCTCTAAaccacgggtggggaacctgtgttcctccagatcctgatggactccaactcccatcagccctgtccagcatggccagttgtcagggattctgggagctgtagtccagtaaaaactggagggccacaggttccccaccccagtctggacccttggtttgtttttaaactttttctgctgttCTTCCCTGGTGGAGAGGTGAAAAatggagagtcagtgtggtgcagtggttagagtgttggactaggacctgggagaccagggttcaaatccccgctcagccatgaagctcgctgggtgaccttgcaccagtcactgtctctcagcctaacatatctCACAggagtgttgtgaggataaaatcgggagagggagaaccatgtgtgcatgcttccttgagctccttggaggaaaggtggatacAAATGtactgttgttgatgatgatgacgataacAATAATATTTCCTGCACTCAGGCACCCATAGAGCTCTATACGGCCTTAGCAAATGATGCGACTCAAATGGTCAGGAGCGTTGCTGAAGGCCCAAGCGGCGTCTCCCTTGGCAACATGGCAGACTACAGCTTGGAGGGCATCACTTctttgtgtgtctctctctctccttcctccctcaGCACGGTCTCAGGACCCCAGCCAGAGGCGCATCTTAGACCGGGCCACCCGTCAACGTCGCCTCAACCGCCAGTTGGAGGCGCTGGAGAATGACAATTTCCAGGATGACCCTCACGCCAACATGCCCCAGCTTGTGAAGCGCCTGCCTCAGTTTGACGATGATGCTGAAACCGGTGAGGGTTGGTGGGGTTTTTTAGAGGGGGGATGGTAGCATCTGCCATCTTCTGCTTTCTTCCTTTTCTcttgtacttatttatttgttatttgattgattgattaatttatatcccgtccttcctcccagaaggagcccacatcCCTCTGCTGCTAGAGGTTGATCACAAACTCATCTTTGAGGGTTGGCAAAGTAGGATAAAGGGGGCAGGGCTTCAGCAGAACAGGGGGAAACAGTTGGCTGTTTTCtaaacacacacctctctatcctccatcctgacACACGAGAGgcgtgatcagagttcaaggacatgttccagccaggcaaaaacactctgtGCGCAAAGTAGGAACAGTGAGGGGTGCGTGGCtacaagggccagagagagagactgaagggccacatttgacctcaGAACTAAGGTTCCTCATCCGTGCTGTAGGACCACCTGTGAACTCCTTCCTGTTTGCTGCAGGAACAAGGCAGCCAACGCCGATGCTGCTTAAAGTAGCAGCCGTGGatggccttaccctccatgaatgtgtctaatcctcttctaaagccatccaagttggtggccatcactgcctcctgtgggagtgaatcccacagGGTTtcactgtgcactgtgtgaagaagtgtctCCTTGTGTCTGCCCTGACTCCTGCAAGATGCAGCTTCagtaagagcataagaaaagccctgctggatcaggctgtagggcccacctagtccagcatcctgttcttacagcggccaaccagatgcccattataggAAGCCAGcgatcaggacctgagtgcaacagcagctctTCCCGCTTgcgtgctccccagcaactggttagAATTTGTCCCAAGCCAGAGAAAAaataaggtgtttttttaaaaagaaaacaaaaccctGCTTCTCCTCTGAGGCTGGCTTTTTCCAACAAAAGTTCATATCTGCTCCTGACACAGACCACCTTCGCAGGTACCTCTAGCTTTGTGTTCcgtaagcaccttggacagctccttgaaagttcggactaaaacccggagcggatgcCACTGGCCTTGCGATGatgttgtaagaacataagaagagcctgctggatcaggccagtgtcccatctagtccagcatcctgttctcacagtggccaaccaggtgcctgggggaagcccgcaagcaggacccgagtgcaagaacactctcccctcctgaggcttccggcaactggttttcagaagcatgctgcctctgactagggtggcagagcacagccatcacggctagtagccattgatagccctgtcctccatgaattaacaataaattaacataaattaacaataaaaataatgctGATAACTATTAAAACCCCATGATAAAAGTTAGTTTTTAAAGAAGGATTTTGCTACGTGGGCAACAGGCCAATTCTTCAAACAGCCTAAGGACTCCCTGGTTCCTGCAGCAAACAAAATGGAATCACGGGTGGTCCTAGAGCAGAGGTGGTGAGCCTCAGCCCGGgccccaaatgtggccctccagacctctgtctggccctcagagctCTCCCACATCCCTCACTGCCCCTACTTTTCacactgagtgtttttgcctggcagcaAGGTGTCCTTGCTCTGATATGTCTTATGTGACATTGAGATGCAAAacactgcaggaaaaaggatggatgtctttttaagacaaggtcttcaactctgagtttctttcctggacattttttcttcttaataatgttatttgttatttagtttaatttttgtaaattgtattgctttctttgatgtattttatacttgtgtttatttttctttgtaagccgccttgagggcctttggccaaaaggcggagtataaataaatttaataataataataatataataataatgtggaTGGAAGATAAAGAGAGGtgcatgagtgtgtgtagaaactacctactggacattttaattttttttatatttgttgctccacccaattTGGCTTCTGACCCTGCTCAccgttggcatgtggccctctgaaGGTTATCcaaaagggaatgcggccctcaagctAAAAAAAaactccccacccctgttctccaCCATTCCTAAAGATCACTCTAGAATTCCGACAAAAACAGGAGCGGAAATTGCTTTGTTTGTTCAGCCCATGTCTGgagtggaaatcaatccagctgaTACAATTGGTATTCActtctgttgttgctttcagtctgcaagcaATACAGAATTGATTATGCTTTCCCTCCTGTTTGTCTTGAGTTTCctctgcattgaaatgaatggggtggaataacatgaTAGCAATGTGACTTACATATTTTACGTAATTAATTACGTGAATTACACATGTTATGTAATTTTACAACAGTGGACAGTGAGAGGAATAATGTCATTTTTGGCAGAAGaggaactgcagtggaacagaaacagtgctgcgcGCGACAAACACAGAGCAGAATGGGAAATGGtcccttcttacatccctagtgaACTTTTTGCCACTGTTGGAAGATTCCTGTTGTTTTAGGAGGCAGCCAATAGCAGCATGTTAAAGCTTTTCCTAAGTTTGCCCCGGATTCCTGCAAGGCTGATGGGACAAGCAGCCCTCATTCCTGCCCTTGCTAACAAATGACGCCGTagtgattaaaaaataaataaaaaattatctGCCACCTATGCAATGACATCCTTGGTTCCATGGAATATTTGACTCCTCGGCTGACCACCAAGTCACCCCTCAGCTCAGGAGAAAGGAGATTTTGCTTAAGTTGAGACCATTCTCTGTGTTGAGTTCTCcagggaaaaagaagaagaaaacccgTGGGGATCATTTCAAGCTGCGTTTCCGCAagaacttccaagctctgcttgaagAACAGGTACCTGTctgtcctccctctcccctttgtAGGAAGCGGGTGAGGCATGAACAATCTTTAACAGTTACTCATCTTATTTTTtcgtttttgttttatttccctcCCCACCCTGGATTTAACCACACTGTGCAAAGTTTAAAATAGGAACATTTTAACCAGGCGTTGAAACTATACCTTGCATCAATAGTGCTTTGTTAGCTTTTCATGCAGCATATGAACAAAACTGCCCTTTGCGGTCTGGAGGCTGTGCTATGCAAGAACAAGACTTGGATAGCCAACTAGCTGTAAAACGGCAAATGATTCTTTGcttaaaacaacaatatccttGTAATAAACTTTACAGAAcgagttggggggggggttgaggcaAGCTGTCGTCTCTCAACCTCAGGTCACTTAGCAGGCTCATGGCAGAGTTGAGATTCAAACTGGAGACTTGCTGAGGGTTTCAGGCAAAACCAAAGCCTATCCTGTTTCTGATCACGAGGCCACAGTAGGGCTAgtgaatgtggtgccctccagatcgtTTTAGACTACAAGTTCCATAAGCCTCAGCCAtaatggctgatggtcagggctgagatgggagttgtagtcccaacaacctctggaggtcaccatgttggctaccactgACCTAGAGTGATGCAGCTAAAAGGGGACCACTCTTGGGGATAGAAATGAGAGCTGTCCATAGACATCAATGGAGAAATCTAAGGTTATCAATATCGCTGGGATTGTGCTCCCATGTGTTTACCTCTGCGTGACCCCCCAAAATTAAGGCCACCCCTCCATCCCAATCaggccagtgaggactgagcatgctgcaTGGCATAGAATGTTGACTGACTATGGGAGGAGAGATGGAGCAGCTGAAACCCTAAACAGGAGCACTctacgctgcaacattttgttgttgaaCAGGGAAGTGCTTCCAGGGGAGATATGTAATAAAATAAtggcctcacagagctacagtttccagagtggttgaacaatcaatccctcttcccaaggaactctgggaaatggACCTCTGTGGGGGAaagaggggtcttctaacaattctcagtgcccttcacaaaccacagttcccaggtttctttgggggaagccatgactgtttaaagtggaatggcactgctttaaatgcacagtgcagatgggcccttcAGTCTCAGAAACCAGAAAGGGAGGCCAGGTGCTGAGACAGACATCTTGTTGGCCCCAGGTTAAGACTTCCCTCTTTACCTGGGCATTTGATGGAGTTTGAAAAGTTTTAAAActtaattgtaagccgcctagagacTGCCCTGTGTTAAACGACTGacaagtattatttatttctttattatttgatttatatcccgccctttctcccagcaggagcccaagataTTAATATCCGTTTCAGTCCTGTAGAGACAGTGGCCCAGAACCCAGGTTGACTTGGTTCAGGATTACTATTATATGTCATTCCTTTGACTTATGCCATCAAATCAGTTCATCGATGAGTCTGTTCCCCCACCCCCCCGACTCCCAACAGAACCTGAATGTAAGTGAAGGACCCAACTACCTCACAGCTTGTGCTCCCCCTTCGAACCTGCCCCAGCGACACTTCTGCACTGTCTGCGGCTTCCCGTCAAACTACACGTGTGTATCCTGTGGGGCCCGCTACTGCTGCGTCAGGTGTCTGGGGACACACCAAGAAACTCGGTAAGACTGatttgcaaatagcagcttccccTAGTCGCCAGTGCCGATCAGGAATTGCCTCCAGGCAAACAGACAGGAAACCTTTTACAGAAATTGAGTATTCCTTTCTATTGGCAACAGATGAGTGGTGACAGGCACACATAGGCAGAGGGGCTTAAAAGTGTCTGTAATACATATatgtttttggactttttttggtgAGGCATAAACATCCTCATAAGGACATGTAGGTTGTCTGCAGTTAAAACAAAAGGATGATATAAGCAGGGCACAGCTGATACATAGAGGTAAACTGCCTCTAGACATGGATGTTCCACACAGAGGTCAatgctaatagccattgatagtccctTTGAGACCCATGGAAGCTAGTAGCCATCACTATgccgtgtggcagcaaattccatatgtCAGTTATGTGCTGTGTAATAAAATAATCACCAGCTGACATTGACAATAAAAATGTTCCAGCAATCCTAATTTAAGCATAAGGTTGAATATCGACAGTTCATATGTCCAAATAGGTTTTTTAAACAAGATTAATGATTATGAGCTGAGCATTCAAGCATCGAAAGGACAGTGAAATCTTCAGACCACTGAGTGCTTGACATTTGTCCTTCCAGTCTTGGGTttgcattcagctaagtcctactcagagtagacccattgggtgGTATTCCGTGCTACTCTTATTCAATAGttgacctactgaagttaatagacacaattagcttaggttcattaactaCTTTCAATGAGTGCTCCAAGTagcacttagttgaatacaacccattgaaattaatgagcctaaattagtcatgcccattaacttcagtgggtctcctctgagctgggctagcattgaataccatccttgCAGTTACAAGTCTCTCAGTCACCATAAGGGCTTGcaaatccacttttgttgtccactgtgctctgtatatttatttatctgttccaTCTAtaatccacctttcctccaaggagctcaaggtggcatacaagatTCTCTCAACTTCCTCCGCCCCCGCcatattttatccttgcaacagccATGTGACATGGATTAgtaatggtgactggcccaaggtcacccagtgagcttcatggcggagCAGGGATTTGATTCCTGGCTTCCAAAGTCTTGGTCA belongs to Rhineura floridana isolate rRhiFlo1 chromosome 11, rRhiFlo1.hap2, whole genome shotgun sequence and includes:
- the ZNHIT1 gene encoding zinc finger HIT domain-containing protein 1 isoform X1, with translation MNRKIRVRPTVILAVPFTARSQDPSQRRILDRATRQRRLNRQLEALENDNFQDDPHANMPQLVKRLPQFDDDAETGKKKKKTRGDHFKLRFRKNFQALLEEQNLNVSEGPNYLTACAPPSNLPQRHFCTVCGFPSNYTCVSCGARYCCVRCLGTHQETRCLKWTV
- the ZNHIT1 gene encoding zinc finger HIT domain-containing protein 1 isoform X2, with product MVEKKISARSQDPSQRRILDRATRQRRLNRQLEALENDNFQDDPHANMPQLVKRLPQFDDDAETGKKKKKTRGDHFKLRFRKNFQALLEEQNLNVSEGPNYLTACAPPSNLPQRHFCTVCGFPSNYTCVSCGARYCCVRCLGTHQETRCLKWTV